A stretch of Gasterosteus aculeatus chromosome 4, fGasAcu3.hap1.1, whole genome shotgun sequence DNA encodes these proteins:
- the slc44a1b gene encoding choline transporter-like protein 1 isoform X2 gives MGCCGSAERTKREWRPLEDRSCTDLPWLLLFTVFCVGMGSICSFTIVTGGAARLVFGYDSYGNTCGRRNEVIEGVRLSGLDHTDRKFIFFLDPCNVDIVQRKIKSTALCVSLCPTEELKTYQDLKSFAMLNGSELCSYELAGHKYPALPERFSKCPKLPVPPSKPLPVFNRCTPVDISCYAKFAEAVVTFVSDNSVLHRLIAGVAASKEIIIGLCVLALVLSMILMVIIRYISAVLVWILTAMVVLGSLAGTSVLWWLYIDHRLYGNYTTNQVTEEAELNRENGQALLVYAGAATAFTIILLLLMLFMRKRVALTIALFHVAGKVFIHLPLLTLQPFVTFFALLLFWIYWILVLLFLGTSGNSVQNEETGLTEFRLTGPLQYLTWYHAVGLVWITEFILACQQMTVAGAVVTYYFTRDKNRLPVTPILSSVLRLVRYHLGTVAKGAFIITLVKIPRLFLMYIHNQLKGKENACARCLLKTCICCLWCLEKCLNYLNQNAYAATAINSTGFCTSARDAFVILVENALRVATINAVGDFVLFLGKVLIVTSTAFAGVLLLNYQRDYAEWLLPLIIVCLFSFLVAHCFLSIFEIVVDVLFLCFAIDTKYNDGTPGKEFFMDKALMEFVESSRRLGRAVERGRSRVKAAVSEGAGIKPMVSDSRGGLLSEEVELKEDGGEWEELQEFQVYYLLVGVLVDWVLTEQNGFVLCLSEDVVLFLCVCLPTSTLFLFVSLLQAPSPAPFTPSSKLASS, from the exons ATGGGATGCTGCGGGAGCGCGGAG aggaCTAAGAGAGAATGGAGACCGCTGGAGGACCGGAGCTGCACCGACCTGCCGTGGCTCCTGCTCTTCACCGTCTTCTGCGTTGGCATG GGCAGCATCTGCAGCTTCACCATCGTCACCGGCGGCGCCGCTCGCCTCGTGTTCGGATACGACAGCTACGGCAACACATGTGGGCGCCGCAACGAGGTAATCGAAGGCGTCCGGCTGAGCGGCCTGGACCACACTGACAGAAA GTTCATCTTTTTCTTGGATCCGTGTAACGTGGACATCGTCCAGAGGAAGATCAAGTCCACGGCtctatgtgtgtctctgtgtcccacCGAGGAACTGAAGACCTACCAGGACCTCAAGAGCTTCGCTATGCTCAACG GTTCGGAGTTGTGTTCCTACGAGCTAGCAGGTCATAAATATCCGGCTCTACCCGAGAGGTTCTCTAAATGTCCCAAGCTTCCTGTTCCCCCCAG CAAGCCGTTGCCGGTGTTTAATCGCTGTACTCCGGTGGATATTTCCTGCTATGCTAAGTTTGCTGAGGCCGTAGTGACCTTTGTGAGTGATAACAGCGTTCTCCACCGTCTAATCGCCGGTGTTGCTGCCAGTAAAGAGATCATCATCGGCCTGTGTGTTCTGGCTCTGG TCCTCTCCATGATCCTCATGGTGATAATTCGTTACATCTCAGCCGTCCTTGTGTGGATCCTCACCGCGATGGTCGTCCTGGGATCCCTCG CGGGGACCAGCGTCCTCTGGTGGCTTTACATCGACCACCGGCTTTACGGGAATTACACCACCAATCAGGtgacggaggaggcggagcttaacAGGGAAAACGGCCAGGCACTGCTCGTTTACGCCGGCGCCGCCACCGCCTTCACT ATCATCTTGCTGCTGTTGATGCTGTTCATGAGGAAACGAGTGGCTCTGACCATCGCTCTGTTCCACGTGGCGGGAAAAGTCTTCATCCACCTGCCCCTCCTCACCCTGCAGCCCTTCGTTACTTTCTTTGCCCTCCTGCTTTTCTGGATTTACTGGATCCTGGTCTTGCTCTTCCTGGGTACCAGCG GGAACTCCGTCCAGAACGAAGAGACGGGTCTAACAGAGTTCAGACTGACGGGTCCTCTGCAGTACCTGACCTGGTACCATGCGGTGGGTCTGGTCTGGATCACTGAGTTCATCCTGGCCTGCCAGCAGATGACTGTGGCCGGAGCTGTGGTCACCTACTACTTCACCAG GGACAAGAACCGGCTCCCGGTGACCCCGATCCTGTCGTCTGTCCTGAGGCTGGTAAGGTATCACCTGGGAACGGTTGCTAAGGGAGCCTTCATCATCACGCTGGTCAAGATCCCCCGACTTTTCCTCATGTACATCCACAACCAGCTTAAAGGAAAG GAGAACGCGTGTGCTCGCTGTCTGCTGAAGACTTGCATCTGCTGTCTGTGGTGTTTGGAGAAGTGCCTCAACTATCTCAATCAG aatgcttATGCAGCCACGGCGATCAACAGCACCGGCTTCTGCACGTCTGCTCGCGACGCCTTTGTGATCCTGGTGGAGAATGCTCTGCGTGTCGCCACCATCAACGCTGTGGGAGACTTTGTGCTTTTCCTGGGGAAG GTCCTGATCGTGACGTCAACGGCCTTTGCTGGTGTCCTTCTGCTGAACTACCAGCGAGATTACGCCGAGTGGTTGCTGCCTCTGATCATCGTgtgtctcttctccttcctggtGGCTCACTgctttctctccatctttgaAATTGTGGTGgacgtcctcttcctctgcttcgCTATCGACACCAAGTACAACGACGGCACTCCGGGGAAGGAGTTCTTCATGGACAAAGCTCTGATG GAGTTCGTGGAGAGCAGCCGGCGGCTAGGGCGAGCCGTGGAGCGTGGGCGGAGCCGGGTGAAAGCAGCGGTGTCAGAGGGGGCGGGGATAAAGCCCATGGTGAGTGACAGCAGAGGGGGCTTGTTGTCAGAGGAAgtggagctgaaggaggacgggggggagtgggaggagctCCAGGAGTTTCAGGTGTACTACCTGCTGGTGGGGGTGCTGGTGGACTGGGTGCTAACGGAGCAGAATGGCTTCGTCCTCTGTCTCAGCGAAGacgtcgtcctcttcctctgcgtcTGCCTGCCCACCTCCACCCTCTTCCTGTTTGTCAGCCTGCTGCAAGCGCCAAGTCCCGCCCCCTTCACTCCCAGCAGCAAGTTGGCCTCAAGCTAA
- the slc44a1b gene encoding choline transporter-like protein 1 isoform X1, protein MDSRQQLHLRRKRTKREWRPLEDRSCTDLPWLLLFTVFCVGMGSICSFTIVTGGAARLVFGYDSYGNTCGRRNEVIEGVRLSGLDHTDRKFIFFLDPCNVDIVQRKIKSTALCVSLCPTEELKTYQDLKSFAMLNGSELCSYELAGHKYPALPERFSKCPKLPVPPSKPLPVFNRCTPVDISCYAKFAEAVVTFVSDNSVLHRLIAGVAASKEIIIGLCVLALVLSMILMVIIRYISAVLVWILTAMVVLGSLAGTSVLWWLYIDHRLYGNYTTNQVTEEAELNRENGQALLVYAGAATAFTIILLLLMLFMRKRVALTIALFHVAGKVFIHLPLLTLQPFVTFFALLLFWIYWILVLLFLGTSGNSVQNEETGLTEFRLTGPLQYLTWYHAVGLVWITEFILACQQMTVAGAVVTYYFTRDKNRLPVTPILSSVLRLVRYHLGTVAKGAFIITLVKIPRLFLMYIHNQLKGKENACARCLLKTCICCLWCLEKCLNYLNQNAYAATAINSTGFCTSARDAFVILVENALRVATINAVGDFVLFLGKVLIVTSTAFAGVLLLNYQRDYAEWLLPLIIVCLFSFLVAHCFLSIFEIVVDVLFLCFAIDTKYNDGTPGKEFFMDKALMEFVESSRRLGRAVERGRSRVKAAVSEGAGIKPMVSDSRGGLLSEEVELKEDGGEWEELQEFQVYYLLVGVLVDWVLTEQNGFVLCLSEDVVLFLCVCLPTSTLFLFVSLLQAPSPAPFTPSSKLASS, encoded by the exons ATGGACTCTCGGCAGCAGCTGCATCTCAGAAGAAAG aggaCTAAGAGAGAATGGAGACCGCTGGAGGACCGGAGCTGCACCGACCTGCCGTGGCTCCTGCTCTTCACCGTCTTCTGCGTTGGCATG GGCAGCATCTGCAGCTTCACCATCGTCACCGGCGGCGCCGCTCGCCTCGTGTTCGGATACGACAGCTACGGCAACACATGTGGGCGCCGCAACGAGGTAATCGAAGGCGTCCGGCTGAGCGGCCTGGACCACACTGACAGAAA GTTCATCTTTTTCTTGGATCCGTGTAACGTGGACATCGTCCAGAGGAAGATCAAGTCCACGGCtctatgtgtgtctctgtgtcccacCGAGGAACTGAAGACCTACCAGGACCTCAAGAGCTTCGCTATGCTCAACG GTTCGGAGTTGTGTTCCTACGAGCTAGCAGGTCATAAATATCCGGCTCTACCCGAGAGGTTCTCTAAATGTCCCAAGCTTCCTGTTCCCCCCAG CAAGCCGTTGCCGGTGTTTAATCGCTGTACTCCGGTGGATATTTCCTGCTATGCTAAGTTTGCTGAGGCCGTAGTGACCTTTGTGAGTGATAACAGCGTTCTCCACCGTCTAATCGCCGGTGTTGCTGCCAGTAAAGAGATCATCATCGGCCTGTGTGTTCTGGCTCTGG TCCTCTCCATGATCCTCATGGTGATAATTCGTTACATCTCAGCCGTCCTTGTGTGGATCCTCACCGCGATGGTCGTCCTGGGATCCCTCG CGGGGACCAGCGTCCTCTGGTGGCTTTACATCGACCACCGGCTTTACGGGAATTACACCACCAATCAGGtgacggaggaggcggagcttaacAGGGAAAACGGCCAGGCACTGCTCGTTTACGCCGGCGCCGCCACCGCCTTCACT ATCATCTTGCTGCTGTTGATGCTGTTCATGAGGAAACGAGTGGCTCTGACCATCGCTCTGTTCCACGTGGCGGGAAAAGTCTTCATCCACCTGCCCCTCCTCACCCTGCAGCCCTTCGTTACTTTCTTTGCCCTCCTGCTTTTCTGGATTTACTGGATCCTGGTCTTGCTCTTCCTGGGTACCAGCG GGAACTCCGTCCAGAACGAAGAGACGGGTCTAACAGAGTTCAGACTGACGGGTCCTCTGCAGTACCTGACCTGGTACCATGCGGTGGGTCTGGTCTGGATCACTGAGTTCATCCTGGCCTGCCAGCAGATGACTGTGGCCGGAGCTGTGGTCACCTACTACTTCACCAG GGACAAGAACCGGCTCCCGGTGACCCCGATCCTGTCGTCTGTCCTGAGGCTGGTAAGGTATCACCTGGGAACGGTTGCTAAGGGAGCCTTCATCATCACGCTGGTCAAGATCCCCCGACTTTTCCTCATGTACATCCACAACCAGCTTAAAGGAAAG GAGAACGCGTGTGCTCGCTGTCTGCTGAAGACTTGCATCTGCTGTCTGTGGTGTTTGGAGAAGTGCCTCAACTATCTCAATCAG aatgcttATGCAGCCACGGCGATCAACAGCACCGGCTTCTGCACGTCTGCTCGCGACGCCTTTGTGATCCTGGTGGAGAATGCTCTGCGTGTCGCCACCATCAACGCTGTGGGAGACTTTGTGCTTTTCCTGGGGAAG GTCCTGATCGTGACGTCAACGGCCTTTGCTGGTGTCCTTCTGCTGAACTACCAGCGAGATTACGCCGAGTGGTTGCTGCCTCTGATCATCGTgtgtctcttctccttcctggtGGCTCACTgctttctctccatctttgaAATTGTGGTGgacgtcctcttcctctgcttcgCTATCGACACCAAGTACAACGACGGCACTCCGGGGAAGGAGTTCTTCATGGACAAAGCTCTGATG GAGTTCGTGGAGAGCAGCCGGCGGCTAGGGCGAGCCGTGGAGCGTGGGCGGAGCCGGGTGAAAGCAGCGGTGTCAGAGGGGGCGGGGATAAAGCCCATGGTGAGTGACAGCAGAGGGGGCTTGTTGTCAGAGGAAgtggagctgaaggaggacgggggggagtgggaggagctCCAGGAGTTTCAGGTGTACTACCTGCTGGTGGGGGTGCTGGTGGACTGGGTGCTAACGGAGCAGAATGGCTTCGTCCTCTGTCTCAGCGAAGacgtcgtcctcttcctctgcgtcTGCCTGCCCACCTCCACCCTCTTCCTGTTTGTCAGCCTGCTGCAAGCGCCAAGTCCCGCCCCCTTCACTCCCAGCAGCAAGTTGGCCTCAAGCTAA
- the slc44a1b gene encoding choline transporter-like protein 1 isoform X3 produces MDSRQQLHLRRKRTKREWRPLEDRSCTDLPWLLLFTVFCVGMGSICSFTIVTGGAARLVFGYDSYGNTCGRRNEVIEGVRLSGLDHTDRKFIFFLDPCNVDIVQRKIKSTALCVSLCPTEELKTYQDLKSFAMLNGSELCSYELAGHKYPALPERFSKCPKLPVPPSKPLPVFNRCTPVDISCYAKFAEAVVTFVSDNSVLHRLIAGVAASKEIIIGLCVLALVLSMILMVIIRYISAVLVWILTAMVVLGSLAGTSVLWWLYIDHRLYGNYTTNQVTEEAELNRENGQALLVYAGAATAFTIILLLLMLFMRKRVALTIALFHVAGKVFIHLPLLTLQPFVTFFALLLFWIYWILVLLFLGTSGNSVQNEETGLTEFRLTGPLQYLTWYHAVGLVWITEFILACQQMTVAGAVVTYYFTRDKNRLPVTPILSSVLRLVRYHLGTVAKGAFIITLVKIPRLFLMYIHNQLKGKENACARCLLKTCICCLWCLEKCLNYLNQNAYAATAINSTGFCTSARDAFVILVENALRVATINAVGDFVLFLGKVLIVTSTAFAGVLLLNYQRDYAEWLLPLIIVCLFSFLVAHCFLSIFEIVVDVLFLCFAIDTKYNDGTPGKEFFMDKALMEFVESSRRLGRAVERGRSRVKAAVSEGAGIKPMERCHPRSGVCERAAPGVKR; encoded by the exons ATGGACTCTCGGCAGCAGCTGCATCTCAGAAGAAAG aggaCTAAGAGAGAATGGAGACCGCTGGAGGACCGGAGCTGCACCGACCTGCCGTGGCTCCTGCTCTTCACCGTCTTCTGCGTTGGCATG GGCAGCATCTGCAGCTTCACCATCGTCACCGGCGGCGCCGCTCGCCTCGTGTTCGGATACGACAGCTACGGCAACACATGTGGGCGCCGCAACGAGGTAATCGAAGGCGTCCGGCTGAGCGGCCTGGACCACACTGACAGAAA GTTCATCTTTTTCTTGGATCCGTGTAACGTGGACATCGTCCAGAGGAAGATCAAGTCCACGGCtctatgtgtgtctctgtgtcccacCGAGGAACTGAAGACCTACCAGGACCTCAAGAGCTTCGCTATGCTCAACG GTTCGGAGTTGTGTTCCTACGAGCTAGCAGGTCATAAATATCCGGCTCTACCCGAGAGGTTCTCTAAATGTCCCAAGCTTCCTGTTCCCCCCAG CAAGCCGTTGCCGGTGTTTAATCGCTGTACTCCGGTGGATATTTCCTGCTATGCTAAGTTTGCTGAGGCCGTAGTGACCTTTGTGAGTGATAACAGCGTTCTCCACCGTCTAATCGCCGGTGTTGCTGCCAGTAAAGAGATCATCATCGGCCTGTGTGTTCTGGCTCTGG TCCTCTCCATGATCCTCATGGTGATAATTCGTTACATCTCAGCCGTCCTTGTGTGGATCCTCACCGCGATGGTCGTCCTGGGATCCCTCG CGGGGACCAGCGTCCTCTGGTGGCTTTACATCGACCACCGGCTTTACGGGAATTACACCACCAATCAGGtgacggaggaggcggagcttaacAGGGAAAACGGCCAGGCACTGCTCGTTTACGCCGGCGCCGCCACCGCCTTCACT ATCATCTTGCTGCTGTTGATGCTGTTCATGAGGAAACGAGTGGCTCTGACCATCGCTCTGTTCCACGTGGCGGGAAAAGTCTTCATCCACCTGCCCCTCCTCACCCTGCAGCCCTTCGTTACTTTCTTTGCCCTCCTGCTTTTCTGGATTTACTGGATCCTGGTCTTGCTCTTCCTGGGTACCAGCG GGAACTCCGTCCAGAACGAAGAGACGGGTCTAACAGAGTTCAGACTGACGGGTCCTCTGCAGTACCTGACCTGGTACCATGCGGTGGGTCTGGTCTGGATCACTGAGTTCATCCTGGCCTGCCAGCAGATGACTGTGGCCGGAGCTGTGGTCACCTACTACTTCACCAG GGACAAGAACCGGCTCCCGGTGACCCCGATCCTGTCGTCTGTCCTGAGGCTGGTAAGGTATCACCTGGGAACGGTTGCTAAGGGAGCCTTCATCATCACGCTGGTCAAGATCCCCCGACTTTTCCTCATGTACATCCACAACCAGCTTAAAGGAAAG GAGAACGCGTGTGCTCGCTGTCTGCTGAAGACTTGCATCTGCTGTCTGTGGTGTTTGGAGAAGTGCCTCAACTATCTCAATCAG aatgcttATGCAGCCACGGCGATCAACAGCACCGGCTTCTGCACGTCTGCTCGCGACGCCTTTGTGATCCTGGTGGAGAATGCTCTGCGTGTCGCCACCATCAACGCTGTGGGAGACTTTGTGCTTTTCCTGGGGAAG GTCCTGATCGTGACGTCAACGGCCTTTGCTGGTGTCCTTCTGCTGAACTACCAGCGAGATTACGCCGAGTGGTTGCTGCCTCTGATCATCGTgtgtctcttctccttcctggtGGCTCACTgctttctctccatctttgaAATTGTGGTGgacgtcctcttcctctgcttcgCTATCGACACCAAGTACAACGACGGCACTCCGGGGAAGGAGTTCTTCATGGACAAAGCTCTGATG GAGTTCGTGGAGAGCAGCCGGCGGCTAGGGCGAGCCGTGGAGCGTGGGCGGAGCCGGGTGAAAGCAGCGGTGTCAGAGGGGGCGGGGATAAAGCCCATG
- the slc44a1b gene encoding choline transporter-like protein 1 isoform X5, producing the protein MDSRQQLHLRRKRTKREWRPLEDRSCTDLPWLLLFTVFCVGMGSICSFTIVTGGAARLVFGYDSYGNTCGRRNEVIEGVRLSGLDHTDRKFIFFLDPCNVDIVQRKIKSTALCVSLCPTEELKTYQDLKSFAMLNGSELCSYELAGHKYPALPERFSKCPKLPVPPSKPLPVFNRCTPVDISCYAKFAEAVVTFVSDNSVLHRLIAGVAASKEIIIGLCVLALVLSMILMVIIRYISAVLVWILTAMVVLGSLAGTSVLWWLYIDHRLYGNYTTNQVTEEAELNRENGQALLVYAGAATAFTIILLLLMLFMRKRVALTIALFHVAGKVFIHLPLLTLQPFVTFFALLLFWIYWILVLLFLGTSGNSVQNEETGLTEFRLTGPLQYLTWYHAVGLVWITEFILACQQMTVAGAVVTYYFTRDKNRLPVTPILSSVLRLVRYHLGTVAKGAFIITLVKIPRLFLMYIHNQLKGKENACARCLLKTCICCLWCLEKCLNYLNQNAYAATAINSTGFCTSARDAFVILVENALRVATINAVGDFVLFLGKVLIVTSTAFAGVLLLNYQRDYAEWLLPLIIVCLFSFLVAHCFLSIFEIVVDVLFLCFAIDTKYNDGTPGKEFFMDKALMEFVESSRRLGRAVERGRSRVKAAVSEGAGIKPMAPGISA; encoded by the exons ATGGACTCTCGGCAGCAGCTGCATCTCAGAAGAAAG aggaCTAAGAGAGAATGGAGACCGCTGGAGGACCGGAGCTGCACCGACCTGCCGTGGCTCCTGCTCTTCACCGTCTTCTGCGTTGGCATG GGCAGCATCTGCAGCTTCACCATCGTCACCGGCGGCGCCGCTCGCCTCGTGTTCGGATACGACAGCTACGGCAACACATGTGGGCGCCGCAACGAGGTAATCGAAGGCGTCCGGCTGAGCGGCCTGGACCACACTGACAGAAA GTTCATCTTTTTCTTGGATCCGTGTAACGTGGACATCGTCCAGAGGAAGATCAAGTCCACGGCtctatgtgtgtctctgtgtcccacCGAGGAACTGAAGACCTACCAGGACCTCAAGAGCTTCGCTATGCTCAACG GTTCGGAGTTGTGTTCCTACGAGCTAGCAGGTCATAAATATCCGGCTCTACCCGAGAGGTTCTCTAAATGTCCCAAGCTTCCTGTTCCCCCCAG CAAGCCGTTGCCGGTGTTTAATCGCTGTACTCCGGTGGATATTTCCTGCTATGCTAAGTTTGCTGAGGCCGTAGTGACCTTTGTGAGTGATAACAGCGTTCTCCACCGTCTAATCGCCGGTGTTGCTGCCAGTAAAGAGATCATCATCGGCCTGTGTGTTCTGGCTCTGG TCCTCTCCATGATCCTCATGGTGATAATTCGTTACATCTCAGCCGTCCTTGTGTGGATCCTCACCGCGATGGTCGTCCTGGGATCCCTCG CGGGGACCAGCGTCCTCTGGTGGCTTTACATCGACCACCGGCTTTACGGGAATTACACCACCAATCAGGtgacggaggaggcggagcttaacAGGGAAAACGGCCAGGCACTGCTCGTTTACGCCGGCGCCGCCACCGCCTTCACT ATCATCTTGCTGCTGTTGATGCTGTTCATGAGGAAACGAGTGGCTCTGACCATCGCTCTGTTCCACGTGGCGGGAAAAGTCTTCATCCACCTGCCCCTCCTCACCCTGCAGCCCTTCGTTACTTTCTTTGCCCTCCTGCTTTTCTGGATTTACTGGATCCTGGTCTTGCTCTTCCTGGGTACCAGCG GGAACTCCGTCCAGAACGAAGAGACGGGTCTAACAGAGTTCAGACTGACGGGTCCTCTGCAGTACCTGACCTGGTACCATGCGGTGGGTCTGGTCTGGATCACTGAGTTCATCCTGGCCTGCCAGCAGATGACTGTGGCCGGAGCTGTGGTCACCTACTACTTCACCAG GGACAAGAACCGGCTCCCGGTGACCCCGATCCTGTCGTCTGTCCTGAGGCTGGTAAGGTATCACCTGGGAACGGTTGCTAAGGGAGCCTTCATCATCACGCTGGTCAAGATCCCCCGACTTTTCCTCATGTACATCCACAACCAGCTTAAAGGAAAG GAGAACGCGTGTGCTCGCTGTCTGCTGAAGACTTGCATCTGCTGTCTGTGGTGTTTGGAGAAGTGCCTCAACTATCTCAATCAG aatgcttATGCAGCCACGGCGATCAACAGCACCGGCTTCTGCACGTCTGCTCGCGACGCCTTTGTGATCCTGGTGGAGAATGCTCTGCGTGTCGCCACCATCAACGCTGTGGGAGACTTTGTGCTTTTCCTGGGGAAG GTCCTGATCGTGACGTCAACGGCCTTTGCTGGTGTCCTTCTGCTGAACTACCAGCGAGATTACGCCGAGTGGTTGCTGCCTCTGATCATCGTgtgtctcttctccttcctggtGGCTCACTgctttctctccatctttgaAATTGTGGTGgacgtcctcttcctctgcttcgCTATCGACACCAAGTACAACGACGGCACTCCGGGGAAGGAGTTCTTCATGGACAAAGCTCTGATG GAGTTCGTGGAGAGCAGCCGGCGGCTAGGGCGAGCCGTGGAGCGTGGGCGGAGCCGGGTGAAAGCAGCGGTGTCAGAGGGGGCGGGGATAAAGCCCATG
- the slc44a1b gene encoding choline transporter-like protein 1 isoform X6: MGCCGSAERTKREWRPLEDRSCTDLPWLLLFTVFCVGMGSICSFTIVTGGAARLVFGYDSYGNTCGRRNEVIEGVRLSGLDHTDRKFIFFLDPCNVDIVQRKIKSTALCVSLCPTEELKTYQDLKSFAMLNGSELCSYELAGHKYPALPERFSKCPKLPVPPSKPLPVFNRCTPVDISCYAKFAEAVVTFVSDNSVLHRLIAGVAASKEIIIGLCVLALVLSMILMVIIRYISAVLVWILTAMVVLGSLAGTSVLWWLYIDHRLYGNYTTNQVTEEAELNRENGQALLVYAGAATAFTIILLLLMLFMRKRVALTIALFHVAGKVFIHLPLLTLQPFVTFFALLLFWIYWILVLLFLGTSGNSVQNEETGLTEFRLTGPLQYLTWYHAVGLVWITEFILACQQMTVAGAVVTYYFTRDKNRLPVTPILSSVLRLVRYHLGTVAKGAFIITLVKIPRLFLMYIHNQLKGKENACARCLLKTCICCLWCLEKCLNYLNQNAYAATAINSTGFCTSARDAFVILVENALRVATINAVGDFVLFLGKVLIVTSTAFAGVLLLNYQRDYAEWLLPLIIVCLFSFLVAHCFLSIFEIVVDVLFLCFAIDTKYNDGTPGKEFFMDKALMEFVESSRRLGRAVERGRSRVKAAVSEGAGIKPMAPGISA, translated from the exons ATGGGATGCTGCGGGAGCGCGGAG aggaCTAAGAGAGAATGGAGACCGCTGGAGGACCGGAGCTGCACCGACCTGCCGTGGCTCCTGCTCTTCACCGTCTTCTGCGTTGGCATG GGCAGCATCTGCAGCTTCACCATCGTCACCGGCGGCGCCGCTCGCCTCGTGTTCGGATACGACAGCTACGGCAACACATGTGGGCGCCGCAACGAGGTAATCGAAGGCGTCCGGCTGAGCGGCCTGGACCACACTGACAGAAA GTTCATCTTTTTCTTGGATCCGTGTAACGTGGACATCGTCCAGAGGAAGATCAAGTCCACGGCtctatgtgtgtctctgtgtcccacCGAGGAACTGAAGACCTACCAGGACCTCAAGAGCTTCGCTATGCTCAACG GTTCGGAGTTGTGTTCCTACGAGCTAGCAGGTCATAAATATCCGGCTCTACCCGAGAGGTTCTCTAAATGTCCCAAGCTTCCTGTTCCCCCCAG CAAGCCGTTGCCGGTGTTTAATCGCTGTACTCCGGTGGATATTTCCTGCTATGCTAAGTTTGCTGAGGCCGTAGTGACCTTTGTGAGTGATAACAGCGTTCTCCACCGTCTAATCGCCGGTGTTGCTGCCAGTAAAGAGATCATCATCGGCCTGTGTGTTCTGGCTCTGG TCCTCTCCATGATCCTCATGGTGATAATTCGTTACATCTCAGCCGTCCTTGTGTGGATCCTCACCGCGATGGTCGTCCTGGGATCCCTCG CGGGGACCAGCGTCCTCTGGTGGCTTTACATCGACCACCGGCTTTACGGGAATTACACCACCAATCAGGtgacggaggaggcggagcttaacAGGGAAAACGGCCAGGCACTGCTCGTTTACGCCGGCGCCGCCACCGCCTTCACT ATCATCTTGCTGCTGTTGATGCTGTTCATGAGGAAACGAGTGGCTCTGACCATCGCTCTGTTCCACGTGGCGGGAAAAGTCTTCATCCACCTGCCCCTCCTCACCCTGCAGCCCTTCGTTACTTTCTTTGCCCTCCTGCTTTTCTGGATTTACTGGATCCTGGTCTTGCTCTTCCTGGGTACCAGCG GGAACTCCGTCCAGAACGAAGAGACGGGTCTAACAGAGTTCAGACTGACGGGTCCTCTGCAGTACCTGACCTGGTACCATGCGGTGGGTCTGGTCTGGATCACTGAGTTCATCCTGGCCTGCCAGCAGATGACTGTGGCCGGAGCTGTGGTCACCTACTACTTCACCAG GGACAAGAACCGGCTCCCGGTGACCCCGATCCTGTCGTCTGTCCTGAGGCTGGTAAGGTATCACCTGGGAACGGTTGCTAAGGGAGCCTTCATCATCACGCTGGTCAAGATCCCCCGACTTTTCCTCATGTACATCCACAACCAGCTTAAAGGAAAG GAGAACGCGTGTGCTCGCTGTCTGCTGAAGACTTGCATCTGCTGTCTGTGGTGTTTGGAGAAGTGCCTCAACTATCTCAATCAG aatgcttATGCAGCCACGGCGATCAACAGCACCGGCTTCTGCACGTCTGCTCGCGACGCCTTTGTGATCCTGGTGGAGAATGCTCTGCGTGTCGCCACCATCAACGCTGTGGGAGACTTTGTGCTTTTCCTGGGGAAG GTCCTGATCGTGACGTCAACGGCCTTTGCTGGTGTCCTTCTGCTGAACTACCAGCGAGATTACGCCGAGTGGTTGCTGCCTCTGATCATCGTgtgtctcttctccttcctggtGGCTCACTgctttctctccatctttgaAATTGTGGTGgacgtcctcttcctctgcttcgCTATCGACACCAAGTACAACGACGGCACTCCGGGGAAGGAGTTCTTCATGGACAAAGCTCTGATG GAGTTCGTGGAGAGCAGCCGGCGGCTAGGGCGAGCCGTGGAGCGTGGGCGGAGCCGGGTGAAAGCAGCGGTGTCAGAGGGGGCGGGGATAAAGCCCATG